The stretch of DNA CAAAGAACAGTTATACAAaactactttaaatattaaaaaaaacttcattgattcgttaataataaattttatttacatttaatgaaaAACTTTGTGTAGTCTAAAATCTGATAATATTGGGGACAAAAAGCCCAGGATGCTCAAGTTTGTAAATCGAAAACCTCAAAAATGAAAATGTCAATTGTCAGGCCAATTGTCAAATGACTTCAAAACATAACCTCTAGAAATGTTTAAGAACatgaagaaaaatgtattaaattatagaaatggTATTATAAAATGGCATTGTTTGAATTGTGTCCGTGCAAAAAGTTCCGCTCAACCCAAAACTAAGACATATTCACACACAATTCTTACGCCTAACACAAATTTTCCGGTTCGTGCAAGTAACTCAATAAAAGAGCGGATTTACGAGGTATaccttctttttataaatattcaaataactccttacaaaaaaaaaacactttaaaaaatataaaatgtgtttgtcttttaacttttttaagaaTCTAGTTATATTACAAAGGCTAGTAAtagtacattgtagccagtgtaactactggacataatgagacttaacatctcatgtctcaggatgacgagcgcagaaaaatatcaaataataagtactttgtaattcaaggtgttggatggtgtttctgctgtttacgagcggtcgtatcgcttaccatcaggcgaatggcaggCCCGTgacgccattcaaagcaataaaaaaaaatgtgtatatattttGACCAAAACATTTTGACTTGACCGCTATAGAAAAATTTTCCTCCATCTGGTTAGAGGTTCGGTCTACCAAATAATTAGACAAACTTAATtaaaccacattttttttttatttatttacaattttttgtatcacgattttttttaaatatatacttaagtaaatacttttttttccaCCATGGACCTTGATCATCATCTATCTAACACTCATTAACATCATTCTTATAAGCCCAAACACGTTATATCTGCTATAAGATGCTGAGGAGTTGGATATCTTACACATTACTTGACTGCAGTTTCAGCTCAAGGTTGCCGTGTCATAGATGTACCACCTAAGTAACAGTACACCCAATATCAATCAATTGGATTTGTCAAAGTAGGAAATGAGTTGATCATCATACACCTGAATAGATCTTCATAACTAAGAACTATCTCAATCACAtcagcatttaaaaaaaaaatcaccaaaattGGTCTATTCATTGTCATATAGACACACACACCTTAAACTTGTTACACCATTTATTTTGTGTTggtggttaaaaaataaaactataagcATGAATAAGTATTACAAACATCCaactacatacataatacatacataacatcacgcattttatccccgaaggggtatgcagaggcgcaactagggcacccacttttcgccaagtgtgttccgtcccatgatgtgatagggggcgagcctatcgccatatcgggcacaaattccagactccgggctgatactgagcagaaaaacccaaatatcactttgcccgacccgggattcgaacccaggacctcagagcgctattgtaccggacatgcaatacaactacgccaccgaggcagtccaacATCCAACTATActtttctattaatttaaatttatttaagtgtGTTACAATACTCTAATACTAAGCTAAAGTTGTTCTTGCAGACTGCCCAATTCTCTGCCCTCTATAATTGGCAAAGGACAAATCTGAAAGGTCCAGAATATGTTTTGCACGATGGACCACCCTATGCGAATGGAGATTTACATATGGGGCATGCTGTAAATAAGGTAAAGAACCCATcaacatattttcattatgaagtCCACATTCCAccatattattacataccagcttccgcccgcagcttctcccatgtggatttcggacttaaaaaatggaggaggtgctcaatttgtcgggatgttttttttaatgtatggtggtatgcaggtggtccgattgtccggtcagggtctgatgatgggatcctggtgaaatcgaaggaagcatatagcatgattcagtattcacgcgtgatggcttattattagcatatttcatgtctaactttggtgtttctatatctctatgattcttttttatggaatatttaataatgttaacttttttaattagggatgactgagagtgttataaacgtaagagtagacaaatataatgagaaagcttcgaactgctaagctatcgggagttacacgtgttattgtgagtcaaacataaaagatagacatatgctgtcgtgggatattttttatatcattttaaggagaacatttccgtcatacatgatttctgtgtagctttaaccattaaggttgcacacgcaacggaagcttaaataaaaaaaaactaaaaaaacacgcttttattgctaatcgaacaaaaaaggagaaaataatttctaagtacaaagaatttatattacagtagtagaaggttgaaggatcaatcatagttaagtacctcaaaataaaattataataaacttgaagttattaacagaataatttaactcagagtaaaaagcgtggtttttttaaactattatttatttttcattttttagtttgatttttttaatccatattagttatttgtattttaatcaataagaCTTTCTAATTACAAATTTTTTGATCGTATTAAATTACGCGCGCTAGCTCTATCTCATTTACTCTTTCACAGCGGAtctataaaagaatttattaatcctGGCGGTCCTAATAAGGATAATCGGAAACTCTTATCAAATTATTGCATTGTCATCGGTCCTTGATACGTgtgtaaagtttcaaattatCAGATTTCTGGAAATTGGTGAAAATTGAGCTCAAAGATtccgttacatacatacatacatacatagatacaacccaagctaataaaagcgtgttaaaaatggagtaacttctcccgttttcccaacatttcccttcactgctctgctcctattaattgtagcgtgatgaaaagtatactataaccagcacaggagtatgaaaaataattgtaccaagtttcgttaaaatccgtcgagtagtttttgtttccgTAACGGttattcagacagacagacagacaaaaattttactaattgcattttaggcatcagtatcgatccctaatcaccgcctgatagttattttggaaatatatttcatgtacagaattgacctctctacagatttattataagtatagattaatccactataaaaaaatcaattaaaaatccCTTCACATTTCAGATAATAAAAGACATAAATAACCGCAGTCAAATATTAAAAGGTAATAGAGTGCACTACGTCCCAGGATGGGATTGTCACGGTCTACCCATAGAACTGAAAGCCTTGCAAAAAGCAAGAAAGGCATCGAAAGACACAAATTTTACCGATCCGGTAAATGTACGTAACATTGCCAGAAAATTCGCTCTAGAGACTGTAGAGAATCAGAAAAAAGCGTTCAGAAGCTGGGGTGTGATGGCTGATTGGGAAAAACAATGCTATTTGACATTAAATAAGGATTATGTACAAAGCCAGTTGAGGTTATTCTATGATATGTATGAAAAGGGTTATATTTACCGTGCCCTAAAACCTGTTTATTGGTCACCTTCTTCAAAGTAAgttgaataatatttagtcCTGACATCACCTTGTTCAACACTTACATAGCTGACTttgatattactttattttagtaaatttatttaatattgtaacttaAATGGATACTAGTGTATATacataatagttattaatatttaacctGCAATTAATCCAAATGTGCTTtaggccgttcaagtattacgtaacgtaatttggTGGGGAGGGGGGTCTCATAAaatgttacgatgcgttacaggggcgggagggtgTATtccgtacaacgcgttatgtaacattggtggttttgtttcaaaacaataacaaaggtattttagcgactttccggtactttgcgtgaaataattgtgaatattaaaaagaaataacactttagagttacgtaacttttggatACAGAAAAACATTACacgttacatttaaaaaatcatcaaaaatggcgttatgtaatacttgaacggcccctaatacTGTtcaggaatatttatttatatctgacaCAAAAGTATGTGTGAACTAATCTCTACAATTGTTTgttgtaacaaataacaatccgCTAATGTTTAAAAGTAGTTGGTAAATTTTGGCATAATTATCCAATTGAAATATAGATTAGAAGTTAAAGtattgttgatattattaatcaGGTGTTTTCAGGACAGCATTAGCCGAAGCCGAGCTGGAGTATGACTCTCAACACAAGAGTTGTGAGGTGTATGTGGCATTCAATGTGGACAAGCCTCCGGAAATTTTACATGATAAGCTTAATGGGTAAGGTTTAGTTATGCATTTGGTAAATATACAGAGGTTGGAGGACGAGATCGGTCAGACCCTGGGACCTGGATGAGAGTTGCAGCAGACTGAGTCTACTGGAGGCAGCTGCAGAAGGCCTATGCCTTAAGGCATGTCGAAATGAGGGACATcatataaaaagcggcgatagcctagttgggtgtggaacggactgccaagacgaatgtccgcaggttcaaatcccaagggcacacacctctgacttttctaaaaaatcatgtgtgtattctttgtgcatttatcgttcgttttaacggtgaaggaaaacatcgtgaggaaacctgcacatctgagaagttctctataggaattgtgTGTTCtctaaggtgtgtgaagtctaccaatccgcactaggccagcgtggtggactaaggcctaatccctctcagtagtagagggaggccccgtgctcagcagtgggacagtatataatacagggctgatattattattattatataaaacactaTCTCATTGCAAACCTCTAATTTAACAACTATGTAAAAATGTCATGTATCTTGATTCGAAAATAAAaggctgttttattttatttatttaaatgtacagTCAGCGGGAAAAGttgaacaaaaattttaaatcacctttatatttttgtgtccgTATCAACGATcgttttctttcttctttcacTTTATTATTGACAAATCTTTCACACGGACGGAGCTGCTAGTTGAGATATCGAGAGGAACATTTTATCTTTTACAGTAAGCCATTATCAGCAATCATTTGGACAACCACTCCGTGGACATTAGTAGCCAATCGTGCGGTATGCTATAATCCTCAAATGAAATACTCAATAGTGGAACTATCCAGTAGACCTGGCGACTTGTACCTAGTTGGTAGCGGGCTGATTGAAGACCTGGAGAAGGTGTTAGGAGTCGAGATCAAGAGATTTATGGAGTTTCAAGGtgagaatctatactattatataaagctaaagagtttgtttgtttgtttgtttgagcgcgctcatctcaggaactaccggttgaaactgaaaaattatttttgtgttagatagccctttgttcgtggagtgctataggctatatatcattacgctatgaccaataggaacggagcagtaataaaacacaacatcacgcattttatccccgaaggggtatgcagagaacgcaaccatggcacccacttttcgccaagtgtgttccgtcccatgatgtgatagggggcgagcctatcgccatatcgggcacaaattccagactccgggctgatactgagcagaaaaacccaaatatcactttgcccgacctgagattcgaacccaggacctcagagcgctgccgtaccgtaccgagcagtaataaaacatgttgcaaaaacgaggaaaatgtattagttttgagagcttccgttgcgtgcgctgcgtaaacggttaaagttatgcaataatgatgtatgacgagattgttcctcttaaatatttcaacaaaaatatatgtattataaaacaaagtcccccgttgtatctgtctgcctgaacgtattcaattaaaaactacccaacgtattaagatggaatttggtatggcgacagtttaagaccctgggaagaacataggctcccgggaaaatatatagcgtgacttttataacggaaaactttagccctaaaaactttataacgcgggcggagtcgcgggcaaaagctagtgtctatataataattatgtatctgTAAGCATGCcacacaaaattaattaaataatccaTTTTCGCTATCAATCTGTCAAAATATGGTTCCTCTGCAATTCCAGGTGATAAAATAGCAGGTGCCACGTACAGGAACAGGTTGGTGGAGGGCTCCCTGCCGTTCCTAGAGGGGGACCACGTGACGGACGCCAAGGGTACCGGCTTGGTCCACACTGCGCCCGCACACGGCCCTGAGGACTTCCTCGTCGCTCTCAAGTATAACATGGATGTGGTAAGACTGGCACGGTGGCCATTTTCAGctcataaaagtatttttgttatgGGTATACAGTGATAAAACCCAATAAGTGTCAAAAAATGGTTTCCTTGGTCAAtttggattttaaaaaaaattgcatgacattagaaacgtaaaaatatttttttatagttattgaaTGTATACGCTTtacgaaaaatattgtttgaaaaacatttttttgaattaaataagtaatttctgTCCTCAAACATTGAGTATCTCGAAAGTAATACCTTCACACTTATTGGGTTTTAGCAGTCCCGCATCTTGATTTTTTTGGAGGCGgcgcaaaatctggataatgccgcccccgacgacctatatttttaactttgtcatcatcatcatcatcatcatttcgtgCTCCGCGGTAAATAATTTAAgtgtgtaatgttctggatgtctcagtagtcaaagttgcgttaataggggatcggcctgtgtttcattttgtacattattctatatgtcatggttaataatacgaaaaagaaatccccctgcgaaaactgcattaaaattggttaaaaaatgagccaataattcatatttcaaatattactgtgtgccgaagtgggcgcgaagtggggatatcgcttcatctctttctttcgcacgcgtcgtaatgcccgatgacgtcacacgtgggtattgcgcctcttttctgtttcttgttacttaccccttctaccgaaattgaaagacttataacttgttgattttttaccggatttaaataattctttctgtgttataatttatataacgtaaatatttgataataataaagaacaaaaatgagtccggtcccctattatgagTTGTGTATTCGTTCAAGTTTGGATTTGCACCCCTTTGAATTCGCCCGGGAACTTGCCCCCCCATAGATTCGGGGCTGGGTTTTAGCTCTAAACCCTCGATATGACGTTGATGACTGATTGACATTCGGGTCTTATGCACCAGATTGTAATtgagttcttttttttaaagtacccGGCAgagtgacccctctgcacctgatggtaagtggagtgaggtctaatagaatgtcgacacaattatgtcggccagggcccttattctgtatgatagtgtaaacgcgcggccgtgtcatgttatcttcgagaaatgtgcgtggaatggtattctgtaagccaaatttctatagtcctaaacatgatgcgttgtgttacgtgcttgttacgcactgttaaaataacgtgcaggatagagaataaggcccctgttggagccggatgtACACGGGATGTATGTTTCACCGTTTTAAATTGTGagataaaactaaacattcaCGTGCAGCGAATTAAACGTATGGATATCTatatatacgaaaataaatcacgcgtgaacggctggaccgatttcacaattttttttttgttgtttttgttattgtcaggagaaggttcttatgaaagaaaaaattcaaaaaattgcgcggaaatttataattttttttatataactgtcaattgtttgaaataactgtcagcgattgacagaatgcgcgctgcaaattcatagttaagacgggacaacttctgtcgggtcaactagttaagtatataagttttctctcgtacaaaacattaatgaattatcacataaaacttgattttgaaTCACTCCTTATGCTGAAAACCGTTCGTTACTCTTTGTGTTTATCGCGGTCAGACAGTCGTAGcgggcgactttgttttataatatcgcactcttagtaaaataatgacctctttcaaaattgttaatttgtggcagtcgtcggaaaactaactTTTGTTtactaccttttttttttaagttgctataaaattgagcttattaaagatagatagaaaataaaacctgtagcatgaaaaaaaaagggaaaaaactaaaaggtcgcaaacagaaattggttgtttgacgattcccacaaattggcagttttggaatgggtcattattttattaagagtgcgaattaTGTAAAGAAGGTATATTTAAATCCACCCTCCAGGAATGCAACGTTGACGAATTAGGTAAGTACACCAACCTGGATCCAGGTCTCGACGGCCTCCCAGTCCTGGGCGAGGGTCAGGAGGCGGTGATCACCAGGCTGGCGGAGTCGGTGATCCACCGGGGGGTGTACGTCCACTCTTACCCGCTCGACTGGCGGACCAAGAAGCCAGTTATCGTCAGGGCAAGCCGCCAGTGGTTTATCGACACCGCACGGTTGAAAGAGAAGGCACTGGTGAGTGATATGATGACGAATAATATTCTCGCCCTTATCCTAATAATGCTATAAATATACTTGTGGCGGCGACGCATAcaaccatttaaaccatttgtTTCTCTA from Manduca sexta isolate Smith_Timp_Sample1 chromosome 4, JHU_Msex_v1.0, whole genome shotgun sequence encodes:
- the LOC115445898 gene encoding isoleucine--tRNA ligase, mitochondrial codes for the protein MFKNMKKNVLNYRNGIIKWHCLNCVRAKSSAQPKTKTYSHTILTPNTNFPVRASNSIKERIYETAQFSALYNWQRTNLKGPEYVLHDGPPYANGDLHMGHAVNKIIKDINNRSQILKGNRVHYVPGWDCHGLPIELKALQKARKASKDTNFTDPVNVRNIARKFALETVENQKKAFRSWGVMADWEKQCYLTLNKDYVQSQLRLFYDMYEKGYIYRALKPVYWSPSSKTALAEAELEYDSQHKSCEVYVAFNVDKPPEILHDKLNGKPLSAIIWTTTPWTLVANRAVCYNPQMKYSIVELSSRPGDLYLVGSGLIEDLEKVLGVEIKRFMEFQGDKIAGATYRNRLVEGSLPFLEGDHVTDAKGTGLVHTAPAHGPEDFLVALKYNMDVECNVDELGKYTNLDPGLDGLPVLGEGQEAVITRLAESVIHRGVYVHSYPLDWRTKKPVIVRASRQWFIDTARLKEKALAALGSVAILPPSSSPQSRLGFRSQLEKRPYWCISRQRAWGVPVPALYANSDVIVHRSVIEKLCDLIETQGTDVWWTCDVKQLLTDDVIKEYNIENEDVCKGKDIMDIWLDSGLSWSTLGGRTADLYSEGVDQLTGWFQASLLTSLALNDAPPYK